The proteins below are encoded in one region of Rhododendron vialii isolate Sample 1 chromosome 7a, ASM3025357v1:
- the LOC131331753 gene encoding zinc finger protein ZAT9-like gives MDKHRCKLCFKRFANGRAMGGHMRSHMVNHQFVPPKSEPQLQLQQHHHHQQQLPNKDIQLSEEFDSASSFSSEEEEENEEKLLGYELRENPKKSIRLVDREFSFTTAGSAVVLIQDRESETESSKNPVRRRSKRIRRSGISKNYDHNNQFHNPKQPQMKRPKSGKTESEPEPVSSISNTTPDEDVAYCLMMLSRDAWMRDKDDDEEPEETQEKTEDSGELNNNNKPIKIRSRSRGKYKCETCFKLFRSYQALGGHRASHKKIRAVDNGFQRIQTDERSEIEKRINVGVDEEKIHECPVCYRVFASGQALGGHKRSHGIGPAFGSSTSTTATPVKPKLKSGEPLIDLNLPAPVDDDDDDDYEDEISQIDNSAVSDAEFVNPIKH, from the coding sequence ATGGACAAACATAGGTGTAAGCTCTGTTTCAAGAGATTTGCCAATGGCAGAGCTATGGGTGGACATATGAGATCTCACATGGTGAATCATCAGTTTGTTCCACCAAAATCAGAACCACAACTTCAACTAcaacaacatcatcatcatcaacagCAACTACCCAACAAAGATATTCAACTCAGCGAAGAGTTCGACTCGGCTTCGTCTTTTTCAtcggaagaggaagaagaaaacgaaGAGAAACTGCTGGGTTACGAATTGAGGGAAAATCCGAAGAAGAGCATCCGTTTGGTAGATCGCGAGTTCTCTTTTACCACTGCTGGGTCTGCTGTGGTCCTCATCCAGGACAGGGAGAGCGAGACAGAGTCCTCGAAAAATCCGGTTCGCCGGCGTTCCAAACGGATTCGGAGATCAGGAATTTCCAAAAACTACGACCACAACAACCAATTTCATAACCCGAAACAACCCCAGATGAAGAGACCCAAATCGGGAAAGACCGAGTCGGAGCCGGAACCGGTGAGCTCGATATCGAACACGACCCCGGACGAAGACGTTGCTTATTGCTTGATGATGCTGTCGAGGGATGCGTGGATGAGAGACAAAGACGACGACGAGGAGCCAGAGGAAACACAGGAAAAAACAGAGGACTCTGGCGAGCTTAATAATAACAATAAGCCGATCAAGATTCGATCAAGAAGCAGAGGAAAATACAAATGCGAGACTTGTTTTAAGCTGTTTCGATCTTATCAAGCGCTCGGTGGGCACAGGGCGAGTCACAAAAAGATTAGAGCTGTCGACAACGGCTTCCAGAGAATCCAAACCGATGAACGATCCGAGATTGAAAAGAGGATCAATGTTGGGGTTGATGAGGAGAAAATCCATGAGTGTCCTGTTTGTTACAGAGTTTTCGCGTCCGGGCAAGCATTAGGCGGGCACAAGAGATCACATGGTATTGGGCCGGCATTTGGTAGTAGTACTAGTACGACTGCTACTCCCGTGAAGCCAAAGTTGAAATCTGGTGAACCCTTGATAGATCTTAATCTTCCTGCTCcagttgatgatgatgatgatgatgattatgAAGATGAGATTAGCCAAATTGATAACTCGGCGGTTTCTGATGCTGAATTTGTCAACCCCATCAAGCATTGA